In Parasteatoda tepidariorum isolate YZ-2023 chromosome 2, CAS_Ptep_4.0, whole genome shotgun sequence, one DNA window encodes the following:
- the LOC107453696 gene encoding monocarboxylate transporter 12 translates to MVVVKRDSMKKTSDLTMPVPPDGGWGWVVVFASFMIHVIADGVTYTFGIFYVEFLKYYGSSKGTTAWVASIMVGTTYCIGPIASGLTNKYGCRAVTIAGAILASAGLMLSTISPNVQFLFFSIGLCTGSGFGLMYLPSIVSVTCYFEKQRAFATGIAVCGSGMGTFALAPLTEILVENYGWKGAMMIIAALVLNCTVFGALFRPLEAASSPQSKQVPRIKKPNLPKLKINGSLSNGKLPTTTEDGNSPSTPLMFQANGHVVSELVTKKNPDDTLSADSRLTNGFAKNGDISPKVQLPPGYSTNPSTPSEVMANGFSKDIVLRSNGHGPEKKNDRNSLMLPGDFLRRKVEGTALSSFVCSSASLAQTNKELSQLEYACPQSRSGGLLCRKDIFYSGSMISLAKYQSNPNISYSAVHPIDAEDEFDHKKRFKCCPKEIRDALAEMTDFAILKDPIFLMFAVSNFLTSIGFNVPYVYTKDRVSEMGMASNEDASFLLAIIGISNTVGRVTLGYLSDRSCVNRLWIYNTSLIICGLATALSCYALNYTLMACYCATFGATAGAYVSLTSVILVDLLGLDKLTNAFGILLVFEGVSCLLGPPITGWLYDGLGSYDPGFVVSGSMIAASGLILFLVPCISKRPNHHPSNPEDPVPKIAETST, encoded by the exons ATGGTAGTTGTCAAAAGGGATTCTATGAAGAAGACTTCTGATTTAACAATGCCAGTACCTCCTGATGGCGGATGGGGCTGGGTTGTAGTATTTGCTTCCTTCATGATTCATGTAATTGCTGATGGTGTCACTTATACCTTTGGAATTTTCTAcgtagaatttttgaaatactatGGCAGCAGCAAAGGCACAACAGCGTGGGTCGCTTCCATTATGGTGGGCACAACTTATTGCATTG GTCCTATAGCCAGTGGTCTGACAAATAAATATGGCTGCCGTGCAGTCACAATAGCTGGTGCGATTCTTGCGTCAGCAGGGCTCATGTTGAGCACAATATCGCCAAATGTACAATTTCTATTCTTTTCCATTGGACTCTGCACAG gatCAGGCTTTGGTCTTATGTATCTTCCTTCAATAGTTAGTGTTAcctgttattttgaaaaacaacgTGCCTTTGCTACAGGAATAGCAGTTTGTGGTTCCGGAATGGGTACTTTTGCCCTTGCTCCTCTGACAGAAATTCTTGTCGAAAACTATGGTTGGAAAGGAGCAATGATGATTATTGCTGCCTTAGTTCTCAACTGCACAGTTTTTGGAGCTTTATTTCGCCCACTCGAGGCAGCTTCAAGTCCTCAGAGTAAGCAAGTCCCTCGAATAAAGAAACCCAATTTGCCGAAGCTTAAGATTAACGGTTCTTTGAGTAATGGGAAGTTACCGACCACAACGGAAGATGGCAATAGCCCTTCGACACCTTTGATGTTTCAAGCAAATGGTCACGTTGTATCAGAGTTGGTAACAAAGAAAAATCCAGATGACACTTTGTCAGCTGATTCTAGACTCACCAATGGTTTTGCAAAGAATGGTGATATTTCTCCCAAAGTTCAATTACCACCTGGTTACAGTACAAATCCTTCAACCCCTTCAGAGGTCATGGCCAACGGGTTTTCTAAGGATATTGTTTTGCGATCAAATGGACATGgtccagagaaaaaaaatgatcgcAATAGTTTGATGTTGCCAGGGGATTTTTTGCGTAGAAAGGTGGAAGGTACTGCTTTGTCTAGCTTTGTTTGTTCATCAGCTTCTTTGGCTCAAACCAACAAGGAGTTGTCTCAGCTTGAGTATGCCTGCCCGCAATCTCGCAGTGGTGGACTTTTGTGTCGTAAAGATATCTTCTACAGCGGAAGTATGATTAGCCTTGCTAAGTACCAATCTAATCCTAATATTTCCTACTCTGCTGTGCACCCAATTGATGCTGAGGATGAGTTTGACCACAAGAAAAGATTCAAGTGTTGTCCGAAAGAGATTCGAGATGCATTAGCTGAGATGACTGATTTTGCGATACTTAAGGATCCTATTTTTTTGATGTTTGCTGTTTCCAATTTTTTGACTAGTATTGGTTTTAATGTACCATATGTTTACACTAAAGATAGAGTGTCGGAAATGGGTATGGCATCGAATGAAGATGCAAGTTTCCTTTTAGCCATAATTGGCATTTCAAATACTGTAGGTAGAGTTACATTAGGATATTTGTCGGATAGATCTTGTGTAAATAGGCTCTGGATTTATAACAcaagtttaattatttgtggTTTAGCTACAGCCCTTAGCTGCTATGCTCTTAATTACACTTTGATGGCTTGTTATTGTGCAACATTTGGAGCCACTGCTG gGGCCTATGTGAGCCTTACATCTGTAATTCTGGTTGATTTGCTGGGATTGGATAAGCTAACCAATGCGTTTGGGATACTTTTGGTATTTGAAGGAGTGTCATGTTTACTTGGTCCTCCTATAACAG gTTGGTTGTACGATGGTTTAGGCTCATATGATCCAGGCTTCGTTGTGTCAGGCTCAATGATTGCTGCTAGTGGTCTCATACTCTTCCTGGTGCCTTGCATTTCAAAACGTCCCAATCACCATCCAAGTAACCCCGAGGATCCCGTACCTAAAATTGCGGAAACTAGTACCTAA